In the genome of Meles meles chromosome 2, mMelMel3.1 paternal haplotype, whole genome shotgun sequence, one region contains:
- the GK2 gene encoding glycerol kinase 2: MAAQKKAVVGPLVGAVVQGTNSTRFLVFNSKTADLLSQHQVELTQEFPKEGWVEQDPKEILQSVHECIERTCEKLAELNVDISNVKAIGVSNQRETTVIWDKLTGEPLYNAVVWLDLRTQPTVESLSKKIPGNNNFVKSKTGLPLSTYFSAVKLRWILDNVRQVQKAVEEGRALFGTIDSWLIWSLTGGVNGGVHCTDVTNASRTMLFNIHSLEWDQELCDFFEIPMDILPNVWSSSEIYGLMKAGALEGVPISGCLGDQSAALVGQMCFQEGQAKNTYGTGCFLLYNTGRKCVFSEHGLVTTVAYKLGRDKPVCYALEGSVAIAGAVIRWLRDNLGIIKTSEEIEILAEDVGTSYGCYFVPAFSGLYAPYWEPSARGIICGLTQFTSKNHIAFAALESVCFQTREILDAMNRDCGIPLSHLQVDGGMTNNKILMQLQADILHIPVMKPAMTETTALGAAMAAGAAEGVGVWSLKPEDLSVIIMERFEPQIKATESEIRYATWKKAVMKSMGWATAESESSDPALFSSLPLGFFIVGSMIMLIGARYISGIPY, translated from the coding sequence ATGGCAGCCCAGAAGAAAGCGGTTGTGGGGCCGTTGGTGGGGGCAGTGGTCCAAGGGACTAATTCCACTCGCTTTCTGGTTTTCAATTCAAAAACCGCGGATCTCCTTAGCCAGCATCAAGTGGAGTTAACCCAAGAGTTCCCCAAAGAAGGATGGGTGGAGCAGGACCCCAAGGAGATTCTCCAGTCCGTCCACGAGTGCATCGAGAGGACGTGCGAGAAGCTCGCTGAGCTGAACGTGGACATCTCCAACGTAAAAGCGATCGGCGTCAGCAACCAGAGGGAAACCACGGTCATCTGGGACAAGCTGACTGGAGAACCGCTCTACAACGCTGTGGTGTGGCTCGACCTCAGGACGCAGCCTACCGTCGAAAGTCTCAGCAAGAAAATCCCGGGCAACAATAACTTCGTCAAGTCCAAGACAGGCCTTCCCCTGAGCACTTACTTCAGCGCCGTGAAGCTGCGCTGGATTCTGGACAACGTGAGGCAAGTCCAAAAGGCCGTCGAGGAAGGTAGAGCTCTTTTCGGAACCATTGATTCGTGGCTTATCTGGAGTCTGACGGGAGGAGTGAATGGGGGTGTCCACTGCACCGATGTCACCAACGCAAGCAGGACGATGCTTTTCAACATCCACTCTTTGGAATGGGATCAAGAGCTTTGTGACTTTTTTGAGATTCCAATGGACATTCTTCCAAATGTATGGAGTTCTTCTGAGATCTATGGCCTCATGAAAGCTGGGGCCTTGGAAGGTGTGCCAATATCTGGGTGCTTGGGGGACCAGTCCGCTGCCCTGGTCGGACAGATGTGCTTCCAAGAGGGACAAGCCAAAAACACGTATGGGACAGGCTGTTTCTTACTATATAATACAGGTCGGAAGTGTGTATTTTCTGAGCATGGCCTTGTGACCACAGTGGCTTATAAACTAGGCAGAGACAAGCCGGTGTGTTATGCGTTGGAAGGTTCTGTTGCTATAGCCGGTGCTGTTATTCGCTGGTTAAGAGACAATCTTGGGATTATAAAGACCTCGGAAGAAATTGAAATACTTGCTGAAGACGTAGGTACTTCTTACGGCTGCTATTTTGTGCCAGCCTTTTCAGGGTTATACGCACCTTACTGGGAGCCTAGTGCAAGAGGAATAATCTGTGGTCTCACTCAGTTTACCAGCAAAAATCATATTGCTTTCGCTGCATTAGAATCCGTTTGTTTCCAAACCCGAGAGATTTTGGATGCCATGAATCGTGACTGTGGGATTCCCCTCAGTCATTTGCAGGTCGATGGAGGGATGACCAACAACAAAATTCTCATGCAACTACAAGCAGACATTCTGCATATCCCGGTAATGAAGCCGGCTATGACAGAAACAACTGCACTGGGAGCTGCCATGGCAGCGGGGGCCGCAGAGGGGGTCGGGGTGTGGAGTCTTAAACCCGAGGATTTGTCGGTCATCATTATGGAACGGTTTGAGCCACAGATCAAGGCGACAGAAAGTGAAATTCGTTATGCTACATGGAAGAAAGCTGTGATGAAGTCAATGGGTTGGGCCACAGCCGAGTCTGAAAGCAGTGATCCTGCTCTCTTCTCCAGTCTGCCCTTGGGCTTTTTTATAGTGGGTAGCATGATAATGTTAATTGGAGCAAGATACATCTCAGGGATACCATATTAA